From the genome of Streptomyces spinoverrucosus:
TGGGGCGAGGTCGCCCAGGCCGAGGGGGAGGCCACCGCCCGTGGGCAGGGTGCGCACGCCTCGTGGGCCGGCGATGAGCGGGGGGTCGTGGCCGAAGTTGACGACGTCCACCGTGCCCGTCGTGTCCCGGGGAAAGCCGAGCAGCAGGGCGGTGGCGAAGCGGTCGCTGTCCGGACGGCCGAGGGCGGCGGTGTGGTCCTGGTGCCGTCGGATGCGCACCTCCATGCGCTCGGCGACCGTGGCGAGGTCCGGCTCGTGGTATCCGGCCTCGCGGAACGTGCCCAGCAGGGCCGCCGCCGCCTCGACCGCGCCGAGGCCCTTGCCCTGGACGTCGCCGACCAGGACCCGGGTGCCGTGCGGGCCGGGCTGGATGTCGTAGAAGTCGCCGCCGACCCGGGCGTCGGCGTCGGCGGTCAGGTACACCGCCGCGTGGTCGAGGCCGCCCCACCGCGCGGGCAGCGGGCGCAGGACGGTCCGGTGGATCGTCTCGACGACGCCGCGGATGCGCAGGATGTGCTCCTCACCGCGGATGCGGACCGCGCAGGCCGCCGTGGCCAGCAGGCCGCCCAGTGCGACCAGGATGAGGTCGGGCAGCCCGGCCCGGAGCTCGTCGGGCCACGCGCGGTCCACGACGAGATACGCCAGCAGCGACAGCACCGCGAAGGCGGCCGTCCCCCACGCCCCGCAGATCGCGGCGGCGATACCGGGCACCAGCACGATCCAGGAGATGATCCGGAAGTCACCGGTGGTGTTGGCGTCCACCGTCGCGATCCCCAGCAGGAGCAGCAGCGGCGGCAGCCAGGCGACGCTGCGGCCGCGCACGCGCAGCACCTGGTGCCGCAGGGCCTCCCGGCGCCCGGCGCGGGGGTACCGTTCGAGCAGGCTCTGCAGCCCGCCGCCCCCCGTCACGGGCCTGGTCATGCACCACAGCGAAGCACGCCGCCGTGCCGTGCGCATCCCTGTCCCGGCCACCCGACTTGCCGCCCGCCCTCGCGCGGTGTGCCCTGGAAGGCGGGGGTGAGGAGAGAGGAGTGCTCCCATGGCTCATGCGGCACCCGCGCCCGGCGCGCGCCCGCCCGGCGCACCCGCACCCGTCACCAGCCCGTACGGCGCGTCGGCCACCCGGCCCGGCCGCACCCGCACGCCCGACGTCTTCAGCCCGCGCACGCACGCGATCGCGCGGTGGGCCGGACCGGTCTGCGTCGGGCTGATCTACGGCTACTGGGCCGCGGCCAACCGACGCCACGTCGGCCCCACCTCGGAACCCATCACCGGCTGGAACCTGCTGTTCGGCTTCGTCACCGCGCTCGCGTTCGTCCTGGCGTACGCCGCCGTGCGCGAGCTGGCCAAGCGGCTGCGGCGCGGGGCGCACGCGCTGGCCTGGGCGGCCTTCTGGGGCGTCGCGTTCGGCTTCCTGTACAGCCAGACCGACTACAGCGTGCTGCGCTCGGCCTGCATGTCGCTGGTGGTCGCGGGGGCCGTGCTGGCGGTGCTGTTCTACCGCTACTACACGCGCGGGAACACCGACTAGCGCCGATCCGTTCTCGCTCCTCGATCCAGGACACGCGTATCCAGGACGCACGTATCCGGGACGCACGTGGACCCCGGCAGGATGGCCGGG
Proteins encoded in this window:
- a CDS encoding PP2C family protein-serine/threonine phosphatase — its product is MTRPVTGGGGLQSLLERYPRAGRREALRHQVLRVRGRSVAWLPPLLLLLGIATVDANTTGDFRIISWIVLVPGIAAAICGAWGTAAFAVLSLLAYLVVDRAWPDELRAGLPDLILVALGGLLATAACAVRIRGEEHILRIRGVVETIHRTVLRPLPARWGGLDHAAVYLTADADARVGGDFYDIQPGPHGTRVLVGDVQGKGLGAVEAAAALLGTFREAGYHEPDLATVAERMEVRIRRHQDHTAALGRPDSDRFATALLLGFPRDTTGTVDVVNFGHDPPLIAGPRGVRTLPTGGGLPLGLGDLAPPGVPTLPPVRRFPFAVDETLLLTTDGVTEARARDGAFYPLAAEVTRALTTDPRVTKPRRLVAFVRDGVLRHAQGHLEDDTTVFAVRRIQSGVRRPGPG